The genomic region CAAGCAAACCATGATGATATTGAAATCTATGCAGATGAATCACGCAGCGAAGTGATCGAGCGCTTGTCTTTCCTGCGTATTCAAAACGAACTGACGGCCCCAGGTAAATACAACCATAGCTTAGCCGATTTTGTTGCACCAAAAGAAAGTGGCGTCGCAGATTATATCGGAGCCTTTGCTTGTGCGGCAGGCTTTGGTATCGATCCTTTGGTAGCGAAATACGAAGCGGATCATGATGATTACAATTCCATTATGATTAAGGCGGTTGCAGACCGTTTAGCTGAAGCGACGGCTGAGTATTTACACGAAAAAGTTCGTAAGGAATTTTGGGGCTACGCGGAAGCAGAAGAGTTAACTAATGAGCAGTTAATCAAAGAAAAATACCAAGGTATTCGTCCTGCACCAGGCTATCCAGCTTGTCCTGATCATACGGAAAAAGCCAAGCTTTGGACTTTGTTGGATGTGAAGGAAAAGATCGACATGGAGATTACGGAAAGCTTTGCCATGCTGCCAACCGCCGCAGTAAGTGGCTGGTATTTTGCTCACCCTGATGCGACGTATTTTGGTATTGGTAAAATCGGCCCAGATCAGGTGGACGATTACGCAGAACGTAAAGGAATGAGCAAGGATGACGCTGAGCGTTGGTTAGCACCTAACCTTGGCTACGACCCTGAAGACGATCGCATTTAATTCATCTTGTTAGAGCCTTATTCGTTCGTGAGAATGAATAAGGCTCTATATTTTAAGCACAGAGGCGTTATGTCAAAAGCAATTAAGGATCCAGAAAAGCACCAGCAACGAATGCAAAATATAAAAAAGCATGTCGATAAACGCATTGCTAAGGCGCAAGAAGATAAAGGCACCTTTGTTCTTTTGACGGGCAACGGAAAGGGCAAATCCAGTTCGGCACTGGGGATGGTAGCCAGAGCTTTAGGTCATGGTATGAAAGTTGGTGTGGTGCAGTTCTTGAAGGGCGAGTGGAACACCGGTGAAATTGATTTCTTTAAGCAGCAAGCAAATGTGCAATGGGAAATTATGCCCGCAGGATTTACTTGGGAAACACAAAACCGTGAATCTGACATCGCCTCATCGGAACAGGCTTGGGAAAAAGCCGCTGCTATGTTGTCTGATCCGAGTATCGATTTGGTTGTTCTTGATGAGTTAACTTATTTATTGC from Marinomonas rhizomae harbors:
- the cobO gene encoding cob(I)yrinic acid a,c-diamide adenosyltransferase, with amino-acid sequence MSKAIKDPEKHQQRMQNIKKHVDKRIAKAQEDKGTFVLLTGNGKGKSSSALGMVARALGHGMKVGVVQFLKGEWNTGEIDFFKQQANVQWEIMPAGFTWETQNRESDIASSEQAWEKAAAMLSDPSIDLVVLDELTYLLHYEYLLEDNVLQALMNRPENQHLVVTGRGASDALIELADTVSELKEVKHAFKRGIKAQKGLEF